The following coding sequences are from one Nicotiana tomentosiformis chromosome 3, ASM39032v3, whole genome shotgun sequence window:
- the LOC138907631 gene encoding uncharacterized protein, translating into MDPQDFIDEMHKTLRVMRATETEGVELSSYRLKGVAYSWFEMWEDSRDEGSPPARWSEFADAFIDHLLLAETKAAGAVEFETLKQGSKSVWEYHMEFVRLSKYAVYMMPTLEARVRRFVQGLSPLVINEAAIASLNSDMNYGKMVEFSQAIVARKLKHRMEREGSSRARSAGNLGDSFRGGRSASRGGSSGPSQSYAQSLASAPP; encoded by the coding sequence ATggaccctcaggatttcattgatgagatgcacaagactctccgagttatgcgtgctacggagacggagggagtggagttgtcCTCCtatcgcctgaaaggggtggcatattcctggtttgagatgtgggaggattcccgtgatgaggggagccctccggcgagatggagtgagttcgcggatgccttcatagaccatttattgcttgccgagactaaggcagccggTGCTGTAGAGTTTGAGACCCTTAAGCAgggtagtaagagtgtgtgggaatatcacatggagttcgtacGCCTGTCAAAGTATGCTGTTTATATGATGCCGACTCTGGAGGCTAGggtgcgtcgatttgtgcagggccttagccctttggttattaatgaggctgccataGCTTCTCTAAActctgacatgaactatggaaagatggtggaaTTTTCCCAAGCTATAGTGGCTCGAAAATTAAAGCACAGGATGGAACGAGAAGGTAGTAGTAGGGCTcgatcagcgggcaaccttggggattcattcagaggtgggagatcagcttctcggggaggatcatcagggccatcccagtcttatgctcagtctttaGCTAGTGCCCCGCCATAA